CTTTGCAGCATAGGGAAGCATTTTTCATATTGTGCATTCACTCATTAACAAGACCATAATGTGGTTTATTTCTGCAATCTGCCCAACCTCAAACAATGTGCTCATTCTCTAAATCTTAAGAGGAAGAGATTTCTGGTCTTAATTTTACACTGTGTCCTCTAACATATTTAACATTGTAAACTATCACAATGGTCTctgaatgtactgtagtttGGTCAGTAAGTCATGCAGCCTCTCAAACACCAGAATTAAAACAGACACATATCCTGACTCATTGCTGCCACCTTGTGTCACTTTGAGTCACAAAACAGCTTTGCATTGAAGAGGTGAACCCTAGCTTTAATTCCAccactgtaatgtttttttccttacCCTCTTATGCTTGACAATCAAGGAAATTGTAAGAATTACAGGGATCCTGTTACTCACATCAGGTTACAGTTATGGGCCAAATTGGTCttgctacagagcactgtacgcccTACCAACAGACTAAGGAACAGTTTCTTACTACAAGCCATCTCTcggatgaacagctgacttcagaCCCAGAGTGTCAGGTTaaattctggtcaataacccagtaacactgtctctaaacTGCACccgtttactggttccacttattaacCACTTATTTAGTATAATTCATCGTTCTCATAACTGacttattatttactgtttgtattgtaatattatGTAATTTAATACTAGTAATCCCAGTACCCtctgcactatgctccacatttaaatcatttttattgaactcttcattgcactcaagCTTCTATATTGTTCCTGTTTAGagtacgtatatatatatatatattagtgtgtagatattgtttggttgttttgtatgtgtaagcacattgtgagcaacaaggctccaaagaaaaattggGGGTCAAGGCAATGGGGGTGttgccttgaccaactgcaactttgcttgtttgatgtctctctctcatgggtggaccaAATTTTTGGGCAGTTAAAGCAGAAAAAGttgaggtaaccttgcccctcatGACGTCATAAGGTGCGAGATTCAAGAACGGCCGATGGggggacgcatattaatgttaaaagaaactcataaagtgacattttcatgccgtgggacctttaagggTTGCTTCACCCACGTCAcaagaaaatgtataaacattTCCCCACTAAGCTCTGGCATGGTATCTAGCCGCATGCAGATAGTTTGGGTGTTTCTGTAAGCAACAAAGCTTGTCAACAATTTGTATTTGGAAGCAGTTAAACAGTGAGGTCTGTcgtttgtgtgtggttttggGTGAATTTATCGTTTAAACTGGCAAATACTATATAcatggaaaatgaaatgtttaatgAAACTCAAAcgttgttttaatgtttctaaATGAAACAtaagattaaatgttttttaaagagtcatacacacaaagtaaagtatgtagtttgttaaaaaaaacaatacgcTTTACTTAATTGTCTGTACTTAAATAGCCACATTATTATAACACTGAATGATTACCAAATAGTGCATTGACATCTTTTGGACATGAGGCAGCAATTCTTAAAAGTACATGGCTTTCTTTCATTTGCAAATGCAaacttgttttcagtttcatcTTAAATATGCATTTTTGATCACACTCCAGTGAGTGTTTTTGTCAACATAATTTTTAAACTTGAGTGTAAAAACATCCAGGTAAACTTGAATTGTCTTGATGTGAGAGCAACTCACGTACATGTGATGTAGCTGAGAGTGACTGCTTTGACGAGGAAACCTGTAACAAAGGAAGGTAAATGTTTATAATTGCCTGTCCCCACCAGTATCTGCTGCAaatagaataataatacattctATGTGGATGAGTTCTAGCCTTTTTAGGATATTTACACAGACAATTTTTGATATATAAACATGTCAGAAGTTCAGACAGTAGCTTTATTGCTCACATTACCTACCTGTGTGCACTGGTTGGACAAACAGCTCTTTGGCTATATCTGGAGATTGATAAAGGGAGCAAACCCCAGCACATCTTGAAGAAGCACCAGAGCCCTCTGTAAAGGCGGCTCAACATCTATCACTACATTGCGCTTCCGTAGAGGATCCAGGCTTGACTCTGTCACATTGTGACAGTGATTCACCTTCAAGGACTGCAGCTTCGGGCAGTACTCTGCAAGAGTCCTGTGAGCACAGCATGCAGAGGATCTTATGGATGGGTGCACAAGTGAGGTGGTGCATGTCAAAGTGTGGGCAAGGTTGGCACAAACTTAGCTGGATTACACTTTGAAAATAAGATATGATATACCTGATGGACTGGTTCCTGACCCGCAGGCAGCCTGTCAGGTCCAGCTGCTCCAGGCCCCTGCAGTTTTTGGCCACCTCCTCCACCGACTCGTCAGTGACGTTGGCGTTGACTGCACAAGATAGAGACCTCAACTTCAAACACTTCTTGGCCAGGTAGCAGATGGCGTCGTCTTTGAGCTGGCGGCAGGCGGTGAGGTCAATGGACTGCAGCCCCCTGCAGTGGTCAGCCAGGCTGCGCAGGGACAGGCTGTCCACCCACTCGCAGTGCGCCAGGCCGAGGTGTTGGAGGTGCATGCAGCTCAAGGACACGGCCACCAGGGAGTGACGGGTGAGACAAACACATCCGCTCATGTCCACTTTCTGCAGGTGTTGGTTCTGGCCGATTACTGGCAGCAGCTCCTTGTCTGTCACCCAGGCTGAACAGTTCTGGAGTGACAGGCTGTGGAGAAGTTTGTTGTCCTTTAAGATGGAGCAAAACGCTTCCTTGGGAATGGATGGTCCAATCTGTAAATATCACAACAGCAGACTTCCATTACCATATCTCTCCAAACATGTATAGGCTACTAAAACTCTCACACATCAGGACTTACCGAGGACAGATCAAAAGTCCTGCAGTTGGCCAAATACATCTGGATGAGGCTGTGGAACTGCTTGCTCACCCTCTGCAGGCTGACAAGGTGTTGCAGCGGCAAATAGCACAAAATATGTGGAACAAGTACATCCTCCCAGGGCAAGTCCAAAAGATGACATCTGCTGAAGAAATGCAAGCCTTGTTTTACAACTTTGACCCTGCATGCAGAGCTCAAAACAGTtataaacacattaaatgttACGAAtcgttttaaaaagaaagataaatgaCAGTAATAGTATACATCAATAAGGAATGTTATATCAGCCTCGCCATGGAAATATATAATGAAAGTTAGCTAATGAAAATCAGCTACATCCCTCTTTGACTTGTTGTTGCAGTCGCTGTTAGCTGACAAGCTAACCTGTCAGGGCCACTAATCcagctgctttttaaacataaaactaCAATTTTAGAAGGTACTTACGTTCGCATCTTTGCTTCTTCATTCATTGTGAGCCTACTATCTTATACAGAGATTTTAAGGACGTGTTGTTCTTCACATAGATGCCAAAATAACCTCTTTTCCTTTAGCATTTTTTCAAGCGTTTGAGGTGTAAACCAAACCCAAGGCTGCATTCCTGGACTGTCGGaatatcttttattgtgatCGGAATGACACAGTAACTATCCAAAAAAGTTGTGAATATTGCCAAATTTAGTATTTAGTGATGACGAGACTACCACTACcttttacatagtacatttATTGTCGTTTACTATTTAAATGATGGTGCTTAAAGGTCATAGAAGTGTTTTTTGGCGACTAAGGTCTAACGTTATCATTGACTTACGTGTTTACGAAGAGCATTTGAACGCAGCAGTATAAATTTTCCGGTTTTACGCGTTTACGTAAATGAGATCACGTTAAAGCAATACACATTTTGCTGTAAAGATCAGGCCTATCGAATAACTCTTTTAAAGTTTAATAGATGCCTTCTAGACTCTTATAACCATtaaaatagtataataataCTATAAGCAGTGGTAGGTTTAATGTGaacttttaaaaactcttttatttacaaaacaatattaacaatGTATTAATCAAAATAGTGAGTTCAAAGATCTTTTTAAGAAACAATATAGCATGTAGACCTAAATTCATAAATCTGTACACAATACAtgttaaatacacattataCTGTGTAGTAACTTGAAGAATAACTGTGAATAAAGACACCAAACTATAGTAGGCTAATATGCAGCACAATACAAAcaatgagaaaatcaatgtagGAACTCCTGAATTTCACTCTAAATGTCAATCTTCCTTCTGTAAGTGTCAGTTTTAAAGAGAAAAGGACGGATCCAAAATCAGTGTGACCCACAcatgtttattttgaatatttaaaggtGCAATGTAATTACTGACAGCTTGTGTTTAAAATACTtgctgcagtacaaattcaaaatactggagagagtcgtctcccccacccctcctccccagactcgaaGTTCACGGAGGTTGCCCGGCTGAAACCGCAGCATCTACAACAACGTTGCTAGACGCtggtctcacatagccagacatccCTTCACAGCTCTGTAGGAGCTCTGTACCCAACTGACAGGCACACTGTTTTGGCTTAGAATAACGGTAGTAACCgataaaaacaaatttcccattcattttgggatttattaaactaaatatactacatattggacctttaattgCCCAATGCCAATTAGCTGTCACCATATTAgcagcctcttttttttcctgaacaCATGTTCTGAACAAATGACCATACTGCCAGCTCACCTCTGCCCAGGAGAACAATGAAGTCAGTCATGCTGAATGATTGCTGACCCGTGAGTTATGTTTCAGTGAATGAGATGAGCCAACAAGATAGCCGGGTGAATGCTCACTCTTGACTGACTACAATCCCATATACAAGCTAAAGTACCAGCATGGCGAATAAATCAATCTATGATTTCTCTGTTGAGACCCTGGATGGACAGCCGGTTCCGCTCAGTAACTACAGGGGTAAAGTGCTTCTCATCATCAATGTTGCCACCTTCTGAGGGTCAACAATAGAGGAGGTAATATCCTACAAGAGCTGATTGATTAAGGTCAGATCACACTATCTCATAACACATAAcctgtcattttttattaaaggcaTTTGAGTTTGTGTCCTATGTCCTGTTGTGTCCTCAGTACCACCGAATGAATACACTCATGGAATTGTTTGGCGACCTCAACTTTACTGTCCTAGGATTCCCCAGCAACCAGTTCGGTCTTCAGTCACCTGGTGGGTACTCTGAAGCTTTTAAATTGTGACAGAAATAACCTAAGAGGAATGCTGTACAATAACTAATTCTTTCTATATTAACtgtgtacatttactcaagtactgtacttaagaaTAATTGGGAGGTACGTGTACCTAACTTGAggatttccattttatgcaactttatacttctgctacactacatttcagagagaattAATATACTTTTCTAAGTCCTACATTTCATGTTAAGCTATATTTGTCTatagttttttgttaaattaacttaaaaacacacaataatcGTATTAAATCTAATACATTGTTTAAGATGATTTCAAAACCTTTTGGCTGTGACCCCTTACAAAATAGCATGTTCTGGTCGGGGCCTATTTTCTACACATTTCAGATGTCTGAGTGATTTCTTCTTACCCAAATATCATCTTATGACCCCTCCGACACCTGTATTTTAAGAACCACTGAAACTACACTACCAGACTGTATAAAGTTGTTAAAACTAGCACCAGCTACAATAGTAAAATGAACTTAACGCATTGATACATATACAAATCAGTCACAGGAGAATGTGTTATTCTGCAGAATGAGTACTTTTACGTTTTGGTGCTTTAGATACATTTAGCTGGTTAATATTTCTGTACTGTGAAGCAAGCTTTTGAATGCTTGCAATTGAGGATTTTTACATTACTGTGTTGATACTTTTATTTGCAGTGATtcaaggatctgaatacttgttAATACATGGGCCTATATGATGGTTTTCATGAAGCATATTAAACCACATCAGTAATACATCTTTGtccttttaatttaattttatttttttagaaggGAATCATGAAACCATCAATATTCTTAAGTATGTGAGACCTGGTTGCGGGTTTGTGCCAAAGTTTCCTGTCTTTGGAAAGATTGAGGTGAATGGATTAAATGAAGAGCCTCTTTTCACCTATCTAAAGGTATTGTGTTTTACAAAGGATTTGGATGTATGATTATGAATGACATTTCTTGTCACATGATATATTTGTACTGTCGCGTGGCAGGTATTTTGCCCTAAAAGTCCAAATACACTGTCATTTTCCGTACACCACAGGAATCTTTGCCATTTGTGAACCCTGTAATTGGAGATATGAAGAAATTCTACTGGTCCCCAATCAAAGTAAATGATATTCGATGGAATTTTGAGAAGTTCCTAATTACTGCAGATGG
This sequence is a window from Etheostoma cragini isolate CJK2018 chromosome 21, CSU_Ecrag_1.0, whole genome shotgun sequence. Protein-coding genes within it:
- the fbxl15 gene encoding F-box/LRR-repeat protein 15 isoform X2; translation: MNEEAKMRTCHLLDLPWEDVLVPHILCYLPLQHLVSLQRVSKQFHSLIQMYLANCRTFDLSSIGPSIPKEAFCSILKDNKLLHSLSLQNCSAWVTDKELLPVIGQNQHLQKVDMSGCVCLTRHSLVAVSLSCMHLQHLGLAHCEWVDSLSLRSLADHCRGLQSIDLTACRQLKDDAICYLAKKCLKLRSLSCAVNANVTDESVEEVAKNCRGLEQLDLTGCLRVRNQSIRTLAEYCPKLQSLKVNHCHNVTESSLDPLRKRNVVIDVEPPLQRALVLLQDVLGFAPFINLQI
- the gpx9 gene encoding glutathione peroxidase 9, whose protein sequence is MANKSIYDFSVETLDGQPVPLSNYRGKVLLIINVATFUGSTIEEYHRMNTLMELFGDLNFTVLGFPSNQFGLQSPEGNHETINILKYVRPGCGFVPKFPVFGKIEVNGLNEEPLFTYLKESLPFVNPVIGDMKKFYWSPIKVNDIRWNFEKFLITADGRPFKRYELHCPIENVEKDITELL
- the fbxl15 gene encoding F-box/LRR-repeat protein 15 isoform X1, encoding MNEEAKMRTRCHLLDLPWEDVLVPHILCYLPLQHLVSLQRVSKQFHSLIQMYLANCRTFDLSSIGPSIPKEAFCSILKDNKLLHSLSLQNCSAWVTDKELLPVIGQNQHLQKVDMSGCVCLTRHSLVAVSLSCMHLQHLGLAHCEWVDSLSLRSLADHCRGLQSIDLTACRQLKDDAICYLAKKCLKLRSLSCAVNANVTDESVEEVAKNCRGLEQLDLTGCLRVRNQSIRTLAEYCPKLQSLKVNHCHNVTESSLDPLRKRNVVIDVEPPLQRALVLLQDVLGFAPFINLQI